One genomic window of Solanum dulcamara chromosome 10, daSolDulc1.2, whole genome shotgun sequence includes the following:
- the LOC129870949 gene encoding protein NRT1/ PTR FAMILY 1.1-like, whose protein sequence is MEKIEENNSEIAKTNYEDVLSDKKLGGLKTMPFIIANEALEKVASVGLIANMILYLKNEYHLTNASGATILFWWSAISNFTPIFGAFLADSYLGRFYVIALGTFISLTGMVVLWLTATLKEARPHPCKLELGNCQKPSIAQFAFLFSSFALMAIGAGGIRPCSLAFGADQFDNPKNPNNGGILQSFFNWYYASIGISVLIAVTVIVYIQTQFGWVVGFGVPTGLMFLATIFFLLGSTLFIRIKANKSLFTNFVQVVVVAWKNKHLALPPLDSNEWYQYEKGSTSIFPTNKLRFLNKACIIRNPEKDLDPNNGISTNPWNLCTIQQVEEFKSLLKVLPIWSTSIMIAVTLSQHAFPVLQANTMDRHLSKGSNFQIPASSYGAFGILTLTIWLAFYDRVLVPWISRFTRKPRGLSFKQRMGMGLLLSCAAQAVAALVERERRSRALDQGLADYPLSQVDMSAMWLVPQHCLSGLAEAFNAIGQIEFYYSQFPKSMASIGVALFSLGLGFGNLVGSLIVEIVDHVSSRGGKVSWVSNNLNLGHYDYYYWVLCFLSIGNFFYFIVCAWAYGSAEDKRIWEEDQVEKKGEIVML, encoded by the exons ATGGAGAAAATTGAGGAAAATAATTCAGAAATAGCGAAAACTAATTATGAGGATGTTTTAAGTGACAAGAAATTAGGTGGCCTCAAAACAATGCCTTTTATTATTG CAAATGAGGCATTGGAGAAAGTTGCAAGTGTAGGATTAATTGCAAATATGATTTTGTACTTGAAAAATGAGTATCACTTAACTAATGCTAGTGGGGCAACTATTCTTTTTTGGTGGAGTGCCATATCAAATTTCACACCAATTTTTGGAGCTTTTCTTGCTGATTCTTACTTGGGAAGATTTTATGTCATTGCTTTAGGGACATTCATCAGCCTAACT GGAATGGTGGTCCTTTGGTTAACAGCTACACTAAAAGAAGCAAGGCCACATCCTTGCAAATTAGAATTAGGAAATTGTCAAAAACCAAGCATTGCTCAATTTGCATTTCTATTTTCATCATTTGCATTGATGGCTATTGGAGCTGGTGGAATTAGGCCATGTTCATTAGCATTTGGTGCTGATCAATTTGACAATCCTAAAAATCCCAACAATGGAGGGATCTTGCAAAGTTTCTTCAATTG GTATTATGCATCAATAGGAATATCAGTGTTGATTGCAGTCACAGTCATTGTGTATATTCAGACACAATTTGGTTGGGTGGTGGGATTTGGAGTGCCTACAGGACTCATGTTTTTGGCAacaatatttttccttttgggTTCTACACTTTTTATTAGAATAAAAgcaaataaaagtttatttaCTAATTTTGTTCAAGTTGTTGTTGTGGCATGGAAAAACAAACATCTAGCTTTGCCTCCTTTGGATTCTAATGAATGGTATCAATATGAGAAGGGTTCAACATCTATTTTTCCAACCAATAAACTAAG GTTCCTAAATAAGGCATGCATCATTAGAAATCCAGAGAAAGATTTGGACCCAAATAATGGAATATCTACAAATCCATGGAATCTTTGTACAATTCAACAAGTTGAAGAATTCAAATCATTGCTCAAAGTACTCCCAATTTGGTCCACAAGTATTATGATAGCAGTAACACTAAGCCAACATGCATTTCCAGTACTACAAGCAAATACAATGGATAGACATTTATCAAAAGGAAGTAATTTCCAAATCCCAGCAAGTTCCTATGGTGCATTTGGGATTCTCACATTGACAATATGGCTCGCCTTTTATGATCGAGTCCTCGTGCCCTGGATCTCCAGGTTCACGAGGAAACCACGAGGTCTCAGCTTCAAACAACGTATGGGAATGGGGTTGTTACTTTCCTGTGCGGCCCAGGCTGTGGCCGCACTGGTGGAAAGAGAGAGACGTTCGCGAGCCCTTGACCAAGGGCTCGCGGACTATCCACTGTCACAAGTGGACATGTCAGCAATGTGGCTAGTGCCACAACATTGCTTGAGTGGACTAGCTGAGGCGTTCAACGCGATTGGACAAATAGAATTTTATTATTCTCAATTCCCTAAGAGTATGGCTAGTATTGGAGTGGCATTGTTTTCATTAGGATTGGGATTTGGAAATTTGGTTGGAAGTTTAATTGTGGAAATTGTTGATCATGTTTCAAGTAGAGGGGGGAAAGTAAGTTGGGTGTCAAATAATTTGAACTTAGGTCactatgattattattattgggtGCTTTGCTTTTTAAGTATTGGGAATTTTTTCTACTTTATTGTGTGTGCTTGGGCTTATGGATCTGCTGAAGATAAGAGAATTTGGGAGGAAGATCAAgttgaaaagaaaggagagattgTTATGTTatag
- the LOC129871487 gene encoding rac-like GTP-binding protein ARAC7 isoform X2: MNVSKFIKCVTVGDGAVGKTCMLICYTSNRFPTDYIPTVFDNFSANVAMDGRIVNLGLWDTAGQEDYSRLRPLSYRCADVFVLAYSLISRASYENVLKKWMPELRRFAPDVPIVLVGTKLDLRDDNRYLADHMDSNIITPAQGEELRKQIGAAAYVECSSKTQQNVKAVFDTAIKVVLQPPRRMEVASKKRHRSTGCSIVGIVCGGCDA; encoded by the exons ATGAATGTTTCAAAGTTCATCAAATGTGTAACTGTAGGTGATGGAGCTGTTGGAAAGACATGTATGCTAATTTGTTACACTAGTAACAGATTTCCCACT GATTATATTCCTACTGTGTTTGATAATTTCAGTGCTAATGTGGCTATGGATGGGAGAATTGTCAATTTGGGATTGTGGGATACTGCTg GTCAAGAAGATTATAGCAGATTAAGGCCATTAAGCTATAGATGTGCAGATGTATTTGTATTAGCTTACTCTTTAATCAGTAGAGCAAGCTATGAAAATGTTCTAAAAAAG TGGATGCCTGAACTTCGTCGTTTTGCACCTGATGTTCCAATTGTACTCGTTGGAACAAAGCTAG ATCTTCGAGATGACAACCGATATCTAGCTGATCATATGGACTCAAATATCATTACACCTGCTCAA GGTGAGGAGCTAAGGAAACAAATCGGTGCTGCAGCTTATGTAGAATGTAGCTCTAAAACACAGCAG AATGTGAAAGCTGTTTTCGATACTGCAATCAAGGTTGTGCTTCAACCTCCTAGGAGGATGGAAGTTGCAAGTAAGAAAAGACACAGAAGCACAGGCTGCTCAATTGT GGGGATCGTATGCGGAGGCTGTGATGCTTAG
- the LOC129871487 gene encoding rac-like GTP-binding protein ARAC7 isoform X1, which translates to MNVSKFIKCVTVGDGAVGKTCMLICYTSNRFPTDYIPTVFDNFSANVAMDGRIVNLGLWDTAGQEDYSRLRPLSYRCADVFVLAYSLISRASYENVLKKWMPELRRFAPDVPIVLVGTKLDLRDDNRYLADHMDSNIITPAQGEELRKQIGAAAYVECSSKTQQNVKAVFDTAIKVVLQPPRRMEVASKKRHRSTGCSIVRGIVCGGCDA; encoded by the exons ATGAATGTTTCAAAGTTCATCAAATGTGTAACTGTAGGTGATGGAGCTGTTGGAAAGACATGTATGCTAATTTGTTACACTAGTAACAGATTTCCCACT GATTATATTCCTACTGTGTTTGATAATTTCAGTGCTAATGTGGCTATGGATGGGAGAATTGTCAATTTGGGATTGTGGGATACTGCTg GTCAAGAAGATTATAGCAGATTAAGGCCATTAAGCTATAGATGTGCAGATGTATTTGTATTAGCTTACTCTTTAATCAGTAGAGCAAGCTATGAAAATGTTCTAAAAAAG TGGATGCCTGAACTTCGTCGTTTTGCACCTGATGTTCCAATTGTACTCGTTGGAACAAAGCTAG ATCTTCGAGATGACAACCGATATCTAGCTGATCATATGGACTCAAATATCATTACACCTGCTCAA GGTGAGGAGCTAAGGAAACAAATCGGTGCTGCAGCTTATGTAGAATGTAGCTCTAAAACACAGCAG AATGTGAAAGCTGTTTTCGATACTGCAATCAAGGTTGTGCTTCAACCTCCTAGGAGGATGGAAGTTGCAAGTAAGAAAAGACACAGAAGCACAGGCTGCTCAATTGT CAGGGGGATCGTATGCGGAGGCTGTGATGCTTAG
- the LOC129871486 gene encoding cyclin-dependent kinase F-1: protein MDPPLSKSWSIHTRKEITVKYEIFNRIGAGAYSDVYKARRRSDSVTVALKEIHDYQSASREIEALQTLQHCPNVVVLHEYFWREDEDAVLVLEYLPTDLDCLVKEAKKWENGLSFGEIKKWMMQILCGVDACHRNSIVHRDLKPSNLLISSDGILKLADFGQARILLAPGFVGNDNQQPYVQSTPYQPTVAGPSHFKHISDVSSEGGLFIEDPGSLVQPARLGESDELRFKSFDDTDKDSNIQDGDTSCLATGTMSYVEEDLLPGTYSYDVDDGEHDCFPPLTSCVGTRWYRAPELLYGSTKYGPEIDLWSLGCIFSELLRLEPLFPGNSDIDQLGRILSVLGNLSEEVWPGCADLPDYKLMSFGKVDKPIGLEACLSNRSTDEILLVKKLLCFDPAGRATAMELLHDKYLNEEPLPVPLSELRIPSKHSSENDDSSDEFHRDLNSDSDFDDFGPTKVSTTDHGFSIQFS, encoded by the exons atggaTCCTCCATTATCGAAGAGCTGGAGCATCCATACCCGAAAAGAGATCACTGTAAAATACGAAATCTTCAACCGGATCGGCGCCGGAGCATATTCCGACGTCTACAAAGCTCGCCGGAGATCCGACTCTGTCACCGTCGCTCTTAAAGAAATCCACGATTATCAATCGGCGTCTAGAGAAATCGAAGCATTACAGACGCTTCAACACTGTCCAAACGTCGTCGTTTTACACGAGTATTTCTGGAGGGAGGATGAAGATGCTGTGCTCGTATTGGAATATTTGCCTACAGATTTGGATTGTCTTGTTAAAGAAGCGAAGAAATGGGAAAATGGATTGAGTTTTGGGGAGATTAAGAAATGGATGATGCAGATTTTATGTGGAGTTGATGCTTGTCACCGGAATTCGATTGTACATAGAGATTTGAAGCCTTCAAATTTGTTGATTTCTTCTGATGGGATCCTCAAATTAGCTGATTTTGGACAG GCTAGGATACTACTGGCCCCCGGGTTTGTAGGTAATGACAATCAACAGCCGTATGTACAGAGCACTCCTTATCAGCCAACTGTGGCTGGTCCATCACATTTCAAACACATATCAGATGTGTCTTCTGAAGGAGGTCTATTTATTGAAGATCCAGGATCTCTGGTTCAACCAGCACGTCTTGGTGAGTCAGATGAGCTCAGATTCAAGTCCTTTGATGACACTGATAAAGATAGTAATATTCAAGATGGGGACACTTCCTGTCTAGCAACAGGAACCATGAGTTATGTTGAGGAAGATCTCTTACCAGGCACATATTCATATGATGTTGACGATGGTGAGCATGATTGTTTTCCTCCACTTACATCCTGTGTCGGAACTCGTTGGTACAGGGCACCTGAGCTACTATACGGATCCACTAAGTATGGGCCAGAGATTGATTTGTGGTCACTAGGTTGTATTTTTTCAGAGCTTTTGCGTTTGGAGCCACTTTTTCCTGGAAATTCTGACATTGATCAACTAGGAAGAATTTTAAGTGTTCTCGGGAATTTATCTGAAGAAGTCTGGCCTGGTTGTGCTGATCTTCCTGATTACAAATTAATGTCATTCGGTAAAGTAGATAAGCCGATTGGCTTAGAAGCATGTCTATCCAACAGGTCAACTGACGAAATTCTTCTCGTGAAAAAGTTGCTATGTTTTGACCCTGCTGGTAGAGCTACTGCAATGGAATTACTTCACGACAAATATCTGAATGAAGAACCTTTGCCAGTCCCCTTGTCTGAATTGCGGATTCCCTCCAAACATAGCTCTGAAAATGATGATTCATCTGACGAATTTCATAGAGATCTAAACTCCGACTCAGACTTTGATGATTTTGGCCCAACGAAAGTTTCAACCACGGATCATGGTTTCTCAATTCAGTTTTCTTGA
- the LOC129871485 gene encoding protein tesmin/TSO1-like CXC 5, which yields MEKSEGGDSFPPNKAQSEVVVSSTVATGVDFPAKKLARQLDFTVFGQSPAAAVTAVTEQTQKIQPLTMTSSPQIVPVKLTPVQRPQLQPPPSQPLQHMLLMPMKQTAVPPTHPSIRPPKPESPRARPRQSASEVKDGTPKKQKQCNCKHSRCLKLYCECFASGIYCDGCNCNNCHNNVENEPARREAVEATLERNPHAFRPKIASSPHGARDNKEEIGDGLVLAKHNKGCHCKKSGCLKKYCECFQANILCSENCKCMDCKNFEGSEERQALFHGDHASNIAFLQQAANAAITGAIGSSGYGSPPVNKKRKGQELFFGSTIKDPVHRHGQLQQGNHIKSSVLPSLSSIPGPCVGNASTVGPSKFTYRSLLEDLIQPQDLKELCSVLVVYSGEAAKMLADEKDASQKQAEGQTEASLASSTQERVQNHKDSGSEKDMLDCCSSGDQGEKISMEESSLDGVDISKRRPMSPGTLALMCDESDTMFAAAVTSPNELATLSCNTSSQLPHGQGMTETYAEQERIVLTKFRDCLNRLITLGEIKEKKCSSMVRGTDFIDQKDMIGNGFTTTETRNQHDSFNNGVSNSPLPQPRTTQMFSAVVTTTNNNALPKVHHPDENGDVKPKI from the exons atggaGAAAAGTGAGGGAGGGGATTCTTTCCCTCCAAACAAGGCACAATCGGAGGTTGTTGTTTCTTCTACGGTGGCTACGGGAGTGGATTTTCCGGCGAAGAAGCTGGCAAGGCAGCTGGATTTCACGGTGTTTGGACAATCTCCGGCGGCTGCCGTTACGGCGGTGACGGAGCAGACTCAGAAGATTCAGCCGTTAACAATGACGTCTAGTCCACAAATCGTACCAGTGAAGCTAACGCCGGTGCAAAGGCCACAATTACAGCCGCCACCATCACAGCCGCTGCAACATATGTTGTTGATGCCGATGAAACAAACTGCGGTGCCTCCTACTCATCCTTCAATACGACCTCC GAaaccagaatctccaagagcaCGTCCAAGGCAAAGTGCTAGTGAAGTAAAAGATGGTACTCCTAAAAAGCAAAAGCAGTGCAACTGCAAACACTCTCGATGTTTAAAGCT GTATTGTGAATGCTTTGCATCTGGAATATACTGTGATGGGTGCAATTGTAACAATTGTCATAACAATGTTGAAAATGAGCCTGCTAGGCGCGAAGCAGTTGAAGCTACTTTAGAGCGTAATCCACATGCATTCAGGCCTAAAATTGCCAGCAGTCCACATGGAGCTCGAGATAATAAG GAGGAAATTGGGGATGGCTTAGTCTTGGCAAAGCATAACAAAGGATGCCACTGCAAGAAATCAGGTTGCCTCAAGAAGTACTGTGAATGCTTCCAAGCCAATATTCTTTGCTCTGAAAATTGTAAGTGCATGGACTGCAAAAATTTTGAAGGAAGTGAAGAGAGGCAGGCTCTTTTTCATGGAGATCATGCAAGCAATATTGCATTTCTCCAACAGGCGGCAAATGCTGCGATCACAGGTGCCATTGGATCCTCCGGTTATGGATCTCCTCCAGTgaacaagaaaagaaagggtcAGGAACTGTTCTTTGGGTCAACAATTAAGGATCCTGTTCACAGACATGGACAACTCCAACAG GGGAACCACATTAAATCTTCTGTCCTACCTTCATTATCTTCAATTCCTGGTCCATGTGTCGGAAATGCTTCAACAGTCGGTCCTTCCAAGTTTACTTACAG GTCTCTGTTGGAAGACCTCATCCAACCACAGGACTTGAAGGAACTTTGCTCAGTTTtagttgtatattcaggagaAGCAGCGAAGATGCTGGCAG ATGAAAAGGATGCTTCACAAAAACAGGCTGAGGGGCAGACAGAAGCTTCCCTTGCTTCGTCAACTCAGGAGCGAGTACAAAATCATAAAGATTCTGGTTCTGAGAAGGATATGCTTGATTGTTGTTCGAGTGGGGACCAGGGTGAGAAAATCAGCATGGAAGAGTCTAGTCTGGATGGTGTTGATATATCAAAAAGAAGGCCAATGTCTCCCGGGACGTTAGCACTAATGTGTGATGAATCAGACACCATGTTTGCAGCTGCCGTTACTTCTCCTAATGAACTAGCAACTCTTAGCTGTAATACTTCTTCTCAATTGCCCCATGGGCAGGGCATGACGGAGACATATGCAGAACAGGAAAGGATTGTATTGACGAAATTTCGTGATTGTCTTAATAGGCTCATCACTCTAGGAGAAATAAAAG AAAAAAAATGTTCTTCAATGGTGCGAGGTACTGACTTCATTGATCAAAAAGATATGATTGGTAATGGTTTTACCACGACTGAAACGAGGAATCAACATGATTCCTTTAACAATGGTGTTTCCAATTCTCCTCTTCCTCAGCCAAGAACAACTCAGATGTTTAGTGCAGTAGtaactactactaataataatgcgCTTCCTAAAGTTCATCATCCAGATGAGAATGGGGATGTCAAGCCAAAAATCTGA